The nucleotide sequence CATGTCCTATTGGGACAGTAATGGCGGCCACCATTGCTATACTCAATGAGCTCAGGAGCCGGGCGGGCTAGTTACTGTAGCTGACTGTTGGGCAGTACATCCTAAATTCCGTACTCATTTAGAGTGTGAGCAGCCCAAATTAAGTGGCTTAATTCATATCTTAACTGAACCAGTAGTCTGTTAAACTACTTCTAACGCCGTTGGTTTGCGTTAGCACGGTGGTTAGCTTGACGGGAGGAAGCTTGTGTTAGCTGGCTGGTTTCACCAATGCTGACAGCACCAGAGTCACTCTGTTCATAAGGTGTTTTAGCTATCTGACACGTGTGTTAACTACTTATGGTGATGTTCATAAGTGCACCGCTGCTGTAAGTTGTTAAAATCATATGAAGAATGCTCAGGATACATTTAGTTACCACTGTAGAAACGGTGTTAAAGTTGGCAATATCAATGTCAGATAGGTCAGTAGTATTAACCCACTACATGAGTTGTTGGTGCTTGTACACATGCAGGAATGTTGCTCAGTCATTATTTCttcctgtgttttcatgtttcctACAGGCCAAGCGCACCAAGAAGGTGGGGATCGTTGGTAAATACGGCACCCGTTATGGTGCGTCGCTGAGGAAGATGGTCAAGAAAATTGAAATCTCCCAGCATGCTAAATACACCTGCTCTTTCTGTGGCAAGGTGAGGACAGAGCGGAACACAGTGTTGTCTTTATTGTCTCATGTTAGGATGTGCCTGGACAAGGCGCCCACTCGTAGTTTTCAAAATGCTCTAAATGTGTATTCACAGAccaagatgaagaggagggctGTAGGTATCTGGCACTGTGGATCCTGCAAGAAGACAGTGGCTGGAGGTGCTTGGACTTACAAGTAGGTTTCTCTTGTCTCTCTTCCAGTTCTCATCTGCCTTTATGTGGTCTCCTTAATTggaattacagttgtggatcgAGTTATCAAAATTTGAGGACTGTGTCTTTGGCTACATCCAAATAAAACAGACGAGCATTTTAACACTGTTTCTGATACAGTCTCTGTCCATTCGAACATGCCTGAAACTGCATGTGGCATGACTATTTGCACGACTAATAGGCCTCATGTGCAATGTAGAGAGTAGTAGCTTGATTTGAAAAGCAAAATTCACTTGCACAACAGCTGCTAGTGTAGACAACAGGGTAAGTAAGGACTGTAGTCTGAAATCTGCCGCATCATTCACTGGAAGTCAAGACTCGAAAGGTCTCGTGACAGACCCATTATAAATTAGAAATGGACATGGAGTAGCTGATAAGATGCAATCAGGAGGCAAAGATGAGTGTCTGAGTGGTCAATTCCAAATGATCTCTGTTTTTTCCCATCCAGGCTAGAACAAAGTTTTGACTGAAAGGTGGTCATAATCATTTTCAGATGTCTGTTTTAGGGGTCCTAAAATGCAGGAGAAGGCTGGACAATTGCCCTAAATGTAACAGTAGTGAGACCTTTTCAGTTTAAAAGTGCTATAGTGTGGTTGTAGTCTTAATCTGCAGACACCGCTGTGTCTTGGGGAGAGGTTAAGGGCCCGACAGTGGCCGCatcagggtttgaacctctgaccttctgatcagtagtccagaactattgcgccaccactgcccccacTTTGTTGATTTCAGCCAATGCAGCACTCTTTTCCCATTATGTTACATGTTAATTAAGTTTATAACACCAACAAATCAGCTTCACGCTGCCAGACTAGAGCTTGTGATTGCTTGGATTTACCATGTCTTAAAGTATCCACTCAGCCACTGAATGACTATCTCAGGCAAATGTGTGCTTTTAACTATAGCATCTCACCAGGCTCCCTGAAAGAGAAACATGCTCTGGTGTTCAAGCTAAGACAGTTTGAGACTATATGTAAACCTGCCCTCATATTATTAGTTTAATTGGATTTTTCTTGGACAGCTGACCTTTCCAAAGAAGATGGAACAATTTTCACTTGAAAAACTAGGGAAACACAAGTTCTCTAAATTCTACAGGGAGAGTACTTAAGTGCAAATGTTATATTCTGTCTGAACTTTGTGCCCTCCATTGATGCTAAATTCCATGTTTGACAAATAGTCACATTgcttaatttcatttttgtgcaAA is from Amphiprion ocellaris isolate individual 3 ecotype Okinawa chromosome 10, ASM2253959v1, whole genome shotgun sequence and encodes:
- the rpl37a gene encoding 60S ribosomal protein L37a encodes the protein MAKRTKKVGIVGKYGTRYGASLRKMVKKIEISQHAKYTCSFCGKTKMKRRAVGIWHCGSCKKTVAGGAWTYNTTSAVTVKSAIRRLKELKDQ